From Planococcus halocryophilus, the proteins below share one genomic window:
- the thrS gene encoding threonine--tRNA ligase translates to MADMIQLTFPDGAVKEFEQGVTTEEIAQSISPGLRKKALAGKVGDRLVDLRTPLTEDGEIAIVTPESDEALEVLRHSSAHLLAQAIKRMYPDSKLGIGPVIENGFYYDIDTETAITSEDLPLIEKEMKKIINENVEIIRHDVSRAEAQERFAAIEDPYKLELLEAIPEGDQVSIYEQGDFFDLCRGVHVPSTGKLKEFKLLSVAGAYWRGNSDNKMLQRIYGTAFFKKEDLKAHLEMLEEAKERDHRKIGKELNLFMNSQKVGQGLPMWLPKGATIRRIIERYIVDKEERLGYDHVYTPVMGSVELYKTSGHWDHYQDDMFPVMKMDNEELVLRPMNCPHHMMIFKQGIHSYRQMPVRIAELGLMHRYEMSGALSGLQRVRGMTLNDAHLFVRPDQIKEEFKRVVNLIVEVYKDFNINDYSFRLSYRDPEDKEKYFDDDAMWNRAQAMLKEAMDELDVDYIEVEGEAAFYGPKVDVQVKTALGKEETLSTVQLDFLLPERFDLSYIGEDGKQHRPVVIHRGVVSTMERFVAFLIEEYKGAFPTWLAPVQVELIPVSLDAHSAYTKELQEKLQSHKIRVDIDERDEKLGYKIREAQMQKVPYMLVLGDKELEDGSVNVRKYGEQKSESMPFEDFVKLVQSELR, encoded by the coding sequence ATGGCAGACATGATTCAACTAACATTCCCTGACGGGGCAGTAAAAGAATTTGAACAAGGTGTAACAACTGAAGAGATTGCACAATCAATCAGCCCAGGATTACGTAAAAAAGCATTAGCTGGTAAAGTAGGCGACAGACTGGTCGATTTACGTACGCCGTTAACGGAAGATGGCGAAATCGCCATCGTAACACCTGAATCAGATGAAGCATTAGAAGTTTTGCGTCACAGCAGTGCCCATTTACTAGCTCAAGCGATTAAGCGCATGTATCCAGACTCAAAACTTGGCATTGGTCCAGTTATTGAAAATGGTTTTTATTATGATATCGACACAGAAACAGCGATCACTTCAGAAGACTTGCCTTTAATTGAAAAAGAAATGAAAAAAATCATCAATGAAAATGTTGAAATCATTCGTCATGACGTGTCACGTGCAGAAGCGCAAGAGCGTTTTGCTGCAATCGAAGATCCTTATAAATTAGAACTTCTTGAAGCAATTCCTGAAGGCGATCAAGTATCGATCTATGAACAAGGCGACTTTTTCGATCTTTGCCGCGGTGTTCACGTACCATCAACTGGTAAATTAAAAGAATTTAAATTACTAAGTGTGGCCGGTGCTTATTGGAGAGGGAACAGTGACAACAAAATGCTTCAACGCATTTACGGAACTGCCTTTTTCAAAAAAGAAGATTTAAAAGCGCATCTTGAAATGTTAGAAGAAGCAAAAGAACGCGATCACCGTAAAATTGGGAAAGAATTGAATTTATTCATGAACTCTCAAAAAGTAGGCCAAGGTTTGCCGATGTGGCTTCCAAAAGGGGCGACAATTCGCCGTATTATTGAACGTTATATTGTGGATAAAGAAGAACGTCTAGGCTACGATCACGTTTATACTCCAGTAATGGGGAGTGTGGAATTGTATAAAACAAGTGGACATTGGGATCATTACCAAGACGACATGTTCCCAGTGATGAAAATGGACAACGAAGAATTGGTATTGCGTCCAATGAACTGCCCGCATCATATGATGATTTTCAAACAAGGCATTCATTCGTATCGCCAAATGCCAGTTCGTATTGCTGAACTTGGTTTGATGCACCGTTATGAAATGTCAGGTGCGTTGTCAGGACTTCAGCGTGTTCGCGGAATGACGTTAAACGACGCGCATTTATTTGTTCGTCCAGACCAAATTAAAGAAGAGTTTAAACGCGTTGTTAATTTAATTGTTGAAGTATATAAAGATTTTAATATCAATGATTATTCGTTCCGCTTGTCTTATCGTGACCCGGAAGATAAAGAAAAATACTTTGATGACGATGCTATGTGGAATCGTGCACAGGCGATGTTAAAAGAAGCGATGGATGAGTTGGACGTTGATTATATTGAAGTAGAAGGCGAAGCGGCGTTTTACGGACCGAAAGTAGATGTTCAAGTGAAGACAGCTCTTGGCAAAGAAGAAACTTTGTCTACTGTTCAATTAGACTTCCTACTACCGGAAAGATTTGACTTGTCGTATATTGGCGAAGATGGCAAACAACACCGTCCAGTCGTTATTCACCGAGGAGTCGTTTCAACAATGGAACGTTTTGTCGCATTCTTGATCGAAGAATATAAAGGCGCATTCCCAACTTGGTTAGCACCTGTACAAGTAGAGCTAATCCCAGTGTCGCTTGACGCGCATAGTGCGTATACAAAAGAACTTCAAGAAAAACTACAGTCTCACAAAATTCGCGTAGATATTGATGAGCGCGATGAAAAACTAGGTTATAAGATTCGTGAAGCGCAAATGCAAAAAGTGCCATACATGCTAGTCCTCGGTGACAAAGAATTAGAAGACGGTTCTGTAAATGTTCGTAAATATGGCGAACAGAAATCAGAAAGTATGCCGTTCGAAGACTTTGTAAAACTGGTTCAAAGCGAACTTCGTTAA
- the infC gene encoding translation initiation factor IF-3: MNVNDGIRARELRVIDQNGEQLGIKTRIEALEIAARVNLDLVLVAPQAKPPVARIMDHGKFKFEQQKKDREIRKNQKVIVVKEVRLSPSIDDHDFNTKLRNAIKFLEKGDKVKASIRFKGRAITHKEIGQRVLERFAEACKEVATVEQRPKMDGRSMFLMLAPVNEKE, encoded by the coding sequence ATTAATGTAAATGACGGTATTCGTGCACGTGAGTTGCGAGTTATTGATCAAAACGGTGAACAACTTGGCATCAAAACACGTATCGAAGCACTTGAAATTGCAGCTCGTGTCAACTTGGATCTTGTTCTTGTGGCTCCTCAAGCTAAGCCGCCGGTTGCTCGGATCATGGACCATGGTAAATTCAAGTTTGAGCAGCAGAAGAAAGATCGTGAAATCCGTAAAAATCAGAAAGTGATTGTCGTCAAAGAAGTACGCTTAAGCCCTTCAATTGACGATCACGATTTCAACACGAAACTTCGCAACGCGATCAAGTTCCTTGAAAAAGGCGACAAAGTGAAAGCTTCTATTCGTTTTAAAGGCCGTGCGATTACGCACAAAGAAATTGGACAACGTGTACTTGAACGTTTCGCAGAAGCGTGCAAAGAAGTTGCGACAGTTGAGCAGCGCCCGAAAATGGATGGTCGCAGCATGTTCTTGATGCTTGCACCAGTTAACGAAAAAGAATAA
- the rpmI gene encoding 50S ribosomal protein L35 has translation MPKMKSHSGASKRFKKTGTGKVRRHSSHTSHLFANKSTKQKRKLRKGKLVSSGDLKRIKSLIYNMK, from the coding sequence ATGCCGAAAATGAAAAGCCATAGCGGTGCATCAAAACGTTTCAAAAAAACGGGTACTGGTAAAGTAAGACGCCACAGCTCACACACTAGCCACTTATTTGCAAACAAATCAACAAAACAAAAGCGTAAACTTCGCAAAGGGAAACTTGTTTCTTCAGGCGACTTGAAACGCATCAAATCATTAATCTATAACATGAAATAA
- the rplT gene encoding 50S ribosomal protein L20 has product MPRVKGGTVTRQRRKKVIKLAKGYYGAKHILFKVANQQVMKSGNYAYRDRRNKKRDFRRLWITRINAAARMNEISYSRLMHGLKVAGIDINRKMLAEIAVTDAAAFTALVDQAKKAVTK; this is encoded by the coding sequence ATGCCACGCGTAAAAGGTGGAACAGTGACGCGTCAGCGTCGTAAAAAGGTCATTAAATTAGCAAAAGGTTATTATGGTGCAAAGCACATCCTTTTCAAAGTAGCAAACCAACAGGTAATGAAGTCAGGTAACTATGCTTACCGTGACCGTCGTAACAAAAAACGTGATTTCCGTAGACTTTGGATCACACGTATCAACGCAGCAGCTCGTATGAACGAAATTTCATACAGCCGTTTAATGCACGGATTAAAAGTTGCAGGCATCGATATCAACCGCAAAATGCTAGCTGAAATCGCTGTAACTGATGCAGCTGCATTCACAGCATTGGTTGACCAAGCGAAAAAAGCAGTAACTAAGTAA
- a CDS encoding DUF1294 domain-containing protein, whose product MFLIIFVYMAILTVMAFVMMKIDKHQAQNRGQRIPEKNLWTVAIFGGGIGAYLGMMAFRHKTKHTNFRIGFLVLALLDGAFLIWSYQNFLPN is encoded by the coding sequence ATGTTTTTAATTATCTTTGTATATATGGCAATTTTGACTGTAATGGCTTTTGTAATGATGAAAATCGACAAACACCAAGCGCAAAATCGTGGTCAACGAATCCCAGAAAAAAACTTATGGACAGTCGCCATTTTTGGCGGTGGAATTGGTGCGTATCTTGGCATGATGGCTTTTCGCCATAAAACAAAACACACCAATTTCCGTATTGGCTTTTTAGTATTAGCCCTACTTGATGGTGCATTTTTGATTTGGAGTTATCAAAACTTCTTACCGAACTAA
- a CDS encoding dUTP diphosphatase: protein MKLQELFKMQEELDRFIQSNQKINEDVFRKKGLALLVELAELANETRCFKFWSTKGASERSVILEEYVDSIHFLLSLGIEKNLNTLENWPDPIAEKELTELFLRTQKAIQEFLENYSMSNYMEVWSCYGGLARALEFNYEDVLEAYMQKNKTNYDRQHEGY, encoded by the coding sequence ATGAAATTGCAAGAATTGTTCAAAATGCAAGAAGAACTTGATCGCTTTATCCAATCAAATCAAAAAATCAATGAAGATGTGTTTCGTAAGAAAGGTTTGGCTTTATTAGTAGAACTGGCGGAACTTGCCAATGAAACACGCTGCTTTAAATTTTGGAGTACGAAAGGCGCATCAGAACGATCTGTTATTTTAGAAGAGTACGTAGATTCTATACATTTCTTGCTGTCGCTGGGCATTGAAAAAAACTTGAATACACTAGAAAACTGGCCAGATCCCATAGCTGAAAAAGAATTGACGGAACTATTTCTTCGCACGCAAAAAGCCATTCAAGAATTTCTTGAAAATTATTCGATGTCTAATTACATGGAAGTATGGAGTTGTTACGGAGGATTAGCGCGCGCGCTCGAGTTTAACTATGAAGATGTCCTTGAAGCGTATATGCAAAAAAACAAAACCAATTACGATCGTCAACACGAAGGCTATTAA
- a CDS encoding M42 family metallopeptidase, whose product MTKLDETQLMLKELTDANGIPGNERQSREVMKKYIEPYADSIETDGLGSLIAKKEGLADGPKIMVAGHLDEVGFMITQVDEKGFLKFQPVGGWWSQVMLAQRVTITTRKGNEITGVIGSKPPHILTPEARKKPVEIKDMFIDIGASSREEVKEWGITPGDMVTPYFEFTVMNNDKLLMAKAWDNRIGCAIAIDVLKGLKGVDHPNVVYGVGTVQEEVGLRGAKTATAKIQPDIGFAVDVGIAGDTPGITSKESNSKMGDGPQLLLFDASMVAHRGLRELVVDTAEEAGIPYQFETIAGGGTDAGSIHLTANGVPALAIGVATRYIHSHAGILHRDDYENAVKLIIEVIKKLDKDTVARITFE is encoded by the coding sequence ATGACGAAATTGGATGAAACACAATTGATGTTAAAAGAATTGACTGATGCTAATGGCATTCCAGGAAATGAACGTCAGTCACGTGAAGTTATGAAGAAATACATAGAACCATATGCCGACTCAATTGAAACAGACGGTCTTGGAAGTTTAATCGCCAAAAAAGAAGGATTAGCTGATGGACCCAAAATTATGGTAGCAGGTCATTTAGATGAAGTTGGCTTTATGATTACGCAAGTGGATGAAAAAGGCTTTTTAAAATTCCAACCGGTAGGCGGCTGGTGGTCACAAGTCATGCTAGCTCAACGAGTTACCATTACGACTCGTAAAGGTAACGAAATTACGGGCGTAATTGGTTCTAAACCGCCACATATTCTAACTCCCGAAGCACGCAAAAAACCTGTTGAAATTAAAGACATGTTTATTGATATCGGTGCATCTTCACGTGAAGAAGTAAAAGAATGGGGCATTACGCCAGGAGATATGGTTACACCATATTTCGAATTCACAGTAATGAACAACGACAAACTGTTGATGGCAAAAGCTTGGGATAACCGCATCGGTTGTGCCATTGCGATCGACGTGTTAAAAGGACTTAAAGGCGTTGACCATCCGAATGTAGTATACGGAGTGGGAACAGTTCAAGAAGAAGTCGGCTTGCGCGGGGCAAAAACAGCAACCGCTAAAATTCAACCAGATATCGGTTTCGCAGTTGATGTAGGGATCGCTGGAGATACACCAGGAATTACAAGCAAAGAATCGAACAGTAAAATGGGCGATGGTCCGCAATTATTGCTTTTCGATGCTTCTATGGTAGCGCATCGCGGCTTGCGCGAACTTGTGGTCGACACAGCAGAAGAAGCGGGCATTCCGTATCAATTTGAAACGATTGCAGGCGGAGGAACAGATGCCGGATCGATTCACTTAACAGCGAACGGTGTTCCTGCACTCGCAATCGGTGTAGCTACACGCTATATTCATTCGCATGCAGGAATCCTGCATCGAGACGATTACGAAAATGCAGTAAAATTAATCATCGAAGTGATCAAAAAGCTCGACAAAGACACAGTCGCGCGTATTACATTCGAATAA
- a CDS encoding nuclease-related domain-containing protein, translating to MHKKELVLLSQIESLERLLYRLPEHHPQRQFLQVELYRSAAGKRGEDRLARKLVEFSPEENHRFLNNVCLSLGDWKIQIDGLLLTERGAIIIESKNISGQLYFDHQTGEFARTDGDGLRTVMEDPTIQLNKNIRFITKFFKLHKIHMPIKGVVVFTSKQCEFITKPQNRTVCKIYQLIDYLFNILNSFPDMNNQPNLSKIDKLLQKHQTPYKRLPLCQLYAIVSTELRTGIFCVTCKKHQMIRKSRCGWICELCQSVDPLAFETSVQEYFSLIHPQLSNKQLRQFCNIASPYVASRLLATFDFETVGALRNRTYHLKNKD from the coding sequence ATGCATAAAAAAGAACTCGTTTTACTGTCACAAATAGAATCGCTCGAAAGACTGTTATACCGGTTGCCTGAACATCATCCACAACGCCAATTTCTTCAAGTCGAGTTGTACCGAAGTGCTGCAGGAAAAAGAGGAGAAGACAGACTAGCACGGAAACTAGTTGAATTTAGTCCAGAAGAAAATCACCGCTTTTTGAATAATGTTTGCTTGTCACTTGGCGATTGGAAAATCCAAATAGACGGATTATTGCTGACAGAACGTGGAGCGATTATTATTGAGTCGAAAAACATTAGCGGTCAACTTTATTTCGATCATCAAACAGGCGAATTTGCCCGTACGGATGGAGACGGCCTAAGAACGGTGATGGAAGATCCCACGATTCAATTAAACAAAAACATTCGCTTTATAACAAAATTCTTCAAACTGCATAAAATCCATATGCCGATCAAAGGAGTTGTCGTTTTTACTTCTAAACAATGTGAATTTATTACGAAACCACAAAATAGAACGGTTTGCAAAATTTATCAATTGATCGATTATCTATTCAATATACTCAACTCTTTCCCCGACATGAATAACCAACCCAATTTGTCGAAAATCGATAAACTTCTTCAAAAACATCAAACTCCTTATAAACGACTTCCTTTATGCCAGTTGTATGCTATAGTTTCTACTGAACTAAGGACCGGAATTTTTTGTGTTACTTGCAAAAAACATCAGATGATTCGAAAATCTCGGTGTGGCTGGATATGCGAGTTATGCCAATCGGTAGATCCACTCGCATTTGAAACTTCGGTTCAAGAATATTTTTCACTCATTCATCCGCAGCTGAGTAATAAGCAGTTGAGGCAGTTTTGCAATATCGCATCGCCCTATGTAGCTTCTCGCTTGTTGGCAACTTTTGATTTTGAAACGGTCGGAGCATTACGCAACCGAACCTATCACTTAAAGAATAAAGACTAG
- a CDS encoding helix-turn-helix transcriptional regulator, with amino-acid sequence MLKNRVKELRARYGFTQSDLGKQVDVTRQTIAFIEKGEFSPSITLSLKLAKALQTNVNDLFWLEEDENHEK; translated from the coding sequence ATGCTCAAAAATAGAGTAAAAGAACTCAGAGCTCGTTACGGCTTCACACAAAGTGATCTCGGCAAACAAGTAGATGTCACACGACAAACCATCGCTTTTATTGAAAAAGGAGAGTTTTCACCTTCCATCACACTTTCACTAAAACTAGCAAAAGCGCTACAAACAAACGTTAACGACTTATTTTGGTTAGAGGAGGATGAAAACCATGAAAAATGA
- a CDS encoding small multi-drug export protein — protein MIYEYFLVFLGAAIPWFEIAVVIPLGIVWGLSPFWVMILAFIGNMVTVLALIIGFDRFKIWYTKRQEAKGKTASKKSDRAKKIWNRYGLPGLAMLGPVLIGTHIAAFIGMTLGATKKNTTVWLTISIAAWTLAFGLLTALGFDFFTDKI, from the coding sequence ATGATATATGAATATTTCCTCGTCTTTTTAGGAGCCGCAATTCCTTGGTTTGAAATCGCTGTAGTTATTCCGCTCGGCATCGTTTGGGGCCTGTCACCTTTTTGGGTAATGATTCTGGCGTTTATCGGCAACATGGTAACAGTGCTCGCATTGATTATCGGTTTCGATCGTTTCAAGATCTGGTACACGAAACGTCAAGAAGCAAAAGGGAAAACAGCGTCGAAAAAAAGTGATCGCGCTAAAAAAATATGGAACCGATATGGTTTGCCAGGTCTCGCTATGCTTGGCCCCGTTTTAATCGGTACGCATATTGCCGCGTTTATCGGAATGACGCTAGGTGCGACAAAAAAGAACACGACCGTTTGGTTGACGATTAGCATTGCAGCTTGGACACTAGCATTTGGTCTTTTGACAGCACTTGGCTTTGATTTTTTCACGGATAAAATCTAA
- a CDS encoding TrmH family RNA methyltransferase, translated as MKRIESSQNSLVKHWKKLSTTRKERDKFAEFLVEGFHLTEEALRKKDLVKSLIVREGVDIPEGWDIEGVPHYSVTAAVAKEISETEHTQGIFAHCAQPVFTEDEQKSWTKLLMIDAVQDPGNIGTMIRTASASGIDAVILGKGCADPFNPKAVRSAQGSHFQIPVVKGELMEWTEQTKASGIPIFGTALQNSTPVHEAKTLERFALIVGNEGSGVDPVLLQQTDQNLMVPLYGSAESLNVAVATGILLYSLVPKN; from the coding sequence ATGAAAAGAATTGAATCAAGTCAAAACTCACTCGTTAAGCATTGGAAAAAGCTTAGCACTACTAGGAAAGAGCGCGATAAATTCGCGGAATTCTTAGTAGAAGGATTTCATTTAACAGAAGAAGCTCTTCGTAAAAAAGATCTTGTGAAATCACTGATTGTGCGCGAAGGCGTAGATATTCCAGAAGGCTGGGATATTGAAGGCGTTCCTCATTATTCGGTAACTGCTGCTGTGGCTAAAGAAATTTCGGAAACCGAGCACACGCAAGGGATTTTCGCGCATTGCGCGCAGCCGGTGTTTACCGAAGACGAGCAAAAGTCATGGACAAAGCTACTGATGATTGATGCGGTACAAGATCCAGGTAATATCGGAACAATGATTCGTACAGCTTCAGCGAGTGGCATTGACGCCGTTATTCTTGGGAAAGGTTGCGCAGATCCGTTTAACCCAAAAGCCGTTCGTTCAGCGCAAGGATCTCATTTCCAAATTCCTGTTGTTAAAGGTGAATTGATGGAATGGACTGAGCAAACAAAAGCGAGCGGCATTCCCATTTTTGGAACAGCGCTTCAAAACTCGACACCTGTTCACGAAGCAAAAACGCTTGAGCGGTTTGCGTTAATTGTTGGCAATGAAGGCAGTGGTGTCGATCCAGTTCTCTTGCAACAAACAGATCAAAACTTGATGGTGCCTCTTTACGGTAGCGCGGAATCGTTAAATGTAGCAGTCGCTACAGGGATTTTATTGTATAGCTTAGTTCCAAAAAACTAA
- the pheS gene encoding phenylalanine--tRNA ligase subunit alpha: MEAQLQELKTQALEKIASASTVKELNDVRVAYLGKKGPITDLLKGMGKLPAEERPKMGALVNVVREEVTTQLEGRMVLLEEEAINAKLQSETIDITLPGRPVKTGNSHPLTRVVEEIEDLFISMGYEVAEGPEVEKDYYNFEALNLPKGHPARDMQDSFYITEDVLLRTHTSPVQARTMEAKGGEPIKIICPGKVYRRDSDDATHSHQFTQIEGLVIGEDIRMSDLKGTLSVFAKKMFGDDREIRLRPSFFPFTEPSVEMDISCFKCGGSGCNVCKKTGWIEILGAGMVHPNVLEMAGYDSKRLTGFAFGMGPERIAMLKYGVEDIRHFYTNDVRFLSQFQRTEL; encoded by the coding sequence ATGGAAGCACAATTGCAGGAATTGAAAACACAGGCGCTTGAAAAAATTGCCTCGGCATCAACGGTTAAAGAACTAAATGACGTTCGTGTTGCGTATTTAGGGAAAAAAGGACCGATTACGGATTTATTAAAAGGCATGGGGAAACTTCCGGCTGAAGAACGGCCAAAAATGGGGGCTTTAGTCAATGTGGTCCGTGAAGAAGTAACAACGCAACTAGAAGGTCGCATGGTCCTTTTAGAAGAAGAAGCGATCAATGCGAAATTGCAAAGCGAAACAATCGATATCACATTGCCAGGACGTCCTGTGAAAACAGGTAACTCCCATCCGTTAACGCGCGTTGTCGAGGAAATTGAAGATTTATTCATTTCAATGGGTTACGAAGTGGCAGAAGGTCCAGAAGTTGAAAAAGACTATTATAATTTTGAAGCATTAAACTTACCAAAAGGTCACCCAGCTCGTGATATGCAAGATTCCTTCTATATAACAGAAGATGTTTTACTGCGTACGCATACATCTCCTGTACAAGCACGGACAATGGAAGCAAAAGGCGGAGAGCCAATTAAAATTATTTGTCCAGGAAAAGTGTACCGCCGCGATAGTGATGATGCGACGCATTCACACCAATTCACACAAATCGAAGGATTGGTTATCGGAGAAGATATCCGCATGAGCGACTTGAAAGGAACACTTTCTGTATTTGCTAAGAAAATGTTCGGTGATGATCGCGAAATCCGACTTCGTCCAAGTTTCTTCCCGTTCACAGAGCCTTCTGTTGAAATGGATATTTCATGCTTTAAATGTGGCGGCAGTGGCTGCAACGTCTGCAAAAAAACAGGCTGGATTGAAATTCTGGGCGCTGGAATGGTGCATCCGAATGTTCTTGAAATGGCCGGTTATGACTCGAAACGCTTAACTGGATTTGCTTTTGGTATGGGTCCAGAACGTATTGCGATGTTAAAATATGGCGTCGAAGATATCCGTCATTTCTACACTAACGATGTCCGCTTTTTATCTCAATTCCAACGTACAGAACTTTAA